In Diabrotica undecimpunctata isolate CICGRU chromosome 4, icDiaUnde3, whole genome shotgun sequence, a single genomic region encodes these proteins:
- the LOC140438914 gene encoding uncharacterized protein, which translates to MDRKEPKKYTAAQMAKALLAAKMGMPVATASKRFGVPRITLRNKLKGISPEVCNMGPPTVLTADEEDRIVKWIIDIARAGFPVTKQCLVDTVTKLIKELDRKLHLPKTSEKLTGYRGQLTEIDIRNWFQEVSNYFKDNGYSDILEHAHGIFNADETAISLCPKSGKVLAPKGDKNIYSVSKTSEKENLTVLLTVSASGEICPPMVVYLYKRVPADIVTKFPKSWGLGKSANGWMTGEVFFEYMANIFEPWLTENNIERSVIFFVDGHKSHLTLHLSIFLREKQIILVVFYPNATHVLQPLDVSVFYPLKCQWKSHVRKWLAENENQPLMRHHVATLLENILNESISPAII; encoded by the exons ATGGATAGAAAGGAACCTAAAAAATATACCGCCGCTCAAATGGCAAAAGCTCTATTGGCAGCAAAAATGGGTATGCCAGTTGCAACTGCAAGTAAGAGATTTGGTGTACCTCGTATTACGTTGCGCAATAAGCTAAAAGGAATAAGTCCTGAGGTATGCAACATGGGGCCTCCAACAGTTCTCACTGCAGATGAGGAAGATCGCATTGTTAAGTGGATTATCGATATTGCAAGAGCTGGGTTTCCTGTAACGAAACAATGCTTAGTCGACACAGTCACCAAGTTGATAAAGGAGTTAGATAGAAAACTCCATTTACCGAAG ACGTCAGAGAAACTTACCGGTTATCGTGGCCAATTAACAGAAATCGATATACGCAACTGGTTTCAAGAAGTTTCAAATTACTTCAAAGATAATGGCTACTCTGACATTTTAGAACATGCACATGGAATTTTTAATGCTGATGAAACAGCTATTTCATTGTGCCCTAAATCTGGAAAAGTTTTGGCTCCTAAAGGAGATAAAAATATCTATAGTGTCTCAAAAACGTCAGAAAAAGAAAATCTCACTGTCTTACTTACGGTATCAGCGTCTGGAGAAATTTGCCCTCCTATGGTAGTATATCTATATAAGAGGGTACCTGCAGATATTGTTACCAAATTTCCGAAATCTTGGGGACTGGGCAAATCGGCCAATGGGTGGATGACAGGAGAGGTATTTTTTGAATACATGGCGAATATATTTGAGCCATGGTTGACAGAAAATAATATAGAAAGATCTGTTATATTTTTTGTGGATGGGCACAAATCTCATTTGACATTACATCTGAGTATTTTTTTGCGTGAAAAGCAAATCATTTTAGTTGTATTTTATCCAAATGCAACGCACGTATTACAACCTCTGGATGTTTCTGTTTTTTACCCATTGAAATGTCAATGGAAATCGCATGTCAGAAAATGGTTGGCAGAAAACGAAAACCAGCCGTTAATGAGACATCACGTGGCTACTCTCCtagaaaatattctaaatgaATCTATTTCTCCAgctattatttaa